The following nucleotide sequence is from Coleofasciculaceae cyanobacterium.
TTTACTTTGTTTAAGAGCAATTAAGCATGGTTATCGAATCTTGCATTGTCCAGAGCTTAAGACAACTGATACTCGTGTTGCTAAAAGTAGCCTCACCCTAAAAAAGATAGGTAAGCTTACAGAATACCATTTATACATAGAAGCTGGTCGTCTATATGTCGGTATCCAACGCTACAAGAATATAAATCCGAATCCAATAAAACTAAGATTATTCTTAATAATTTATTATATTCATATGACTATTTATTTGATAAAAAATAGAGCTTTGAGAGGTTGGTTAAAAATTAATTACTATTCTAAAAGCAAGCATTTTTTAAAATAAAGCTTTTTAGTTTCTTAAATATTCAAACATAAATCTATTTTAGTAAATACGTGAAAATAACTGTCATCATCCCTACTTATCGTCGTGCAGTAGATTTAAATCGCTGTTTGACAGGATTCAAAAAACAAGTGCGACCTGCCGATGAAATATTGGTAGCTGTTCGAGATACCGATAGCTCGACTTGCGAATTTCTGAAGACTTTTGATTCACAATCCCTACCTCTAAAGATTTTAACGGTCAAAGTGACTGGGGTAGTTGCTGCCATGAATGTAGGTCTAGATTCTGCTACGGGTGATATTGTTAGCTTTATTGATGATGATGCCGTACCTCATGTCGATTGGTTGGCTAAAATAGAGGCTTATTTTTTGGCTGATGAGGAAATAGGTGGGGTAGGCGGTCGCGATCGCATATATCAAGACAATCGGTTAGTAGAAGGTAGAGAACCAGTTGTAGGAAAGCTGCGTTGGTTTGGCAGAATGATTCCATACCATCATATAGGAGTAGGACCCAAGCGTGAAGTCGACATTCTCAAAGGAGTCAACATGAGCTATCGACGCACAGCGATCGGCGATCGACATTTCGATAAACGGATGAAGGGGACTGGAGCGCAGGTACATTTTGAAGTGGCTTTTTGTCTGAGTCTTAAACGTGCTGGCTGGAAATTAATTTACGATCCTCAAATTCTGGTCGCTCACTATTTAGCACAGCGTTTTGATGAAGACCAGCGCCAGCAAGTTAATCCCATTGCATACTCCAATAGCGTACACAATCAAACTCTAGCGATACTAGAACACTTTTTACCCCCCCAAAGAATCATATTTGCTCTGTGGTCAATTTTTGTCGGCACAAGAGGAGCTTATGGGATAGGTCAACTATTTCGATTTTTACCTACAGAAGGTACATTAGCCTGGAAAAAATGGTTACTTTCAATGCAAGGTCGCAGACAAGGATGGTTAACTTGGCAGGAAAGTAATCGCTTAAAATCCAACTCTACTACCTTGAGTAAGGAGATAATGCGGTGAGTTATCAGCCAAAACTTTCAAGTAATATTTCTGGTAGTAATTTTTTCTTTAAACTCACGCCCATAAAAGCTTGGAAAGCACTATTGTATCTCGCTTTGGCAATCTCGATTGGTTTGTTAATAGGCGGTAGCGTTGCCATAATTACTTTTCCAGTGGGTTCTCTTGCCGTAGGATGGTTGCTCTATCGTCGCTATCCCTTATTTTACTGTAGTTTTACCTTGTGGATGTGGTTGGTCGGTCCTTTAATTCGCCGTATCATCGATTTTCGTTGCGGTTATCTAACTCCTGGATCCTGGCAGCTTACACCGCTGTTAGTTACCTCGATTTCTATCTTAACCATAATAAAACACACGCCTAAAGCCCACAAACAGGGGGGCTTACCTTTTGTTATTCCAGCTGCTTGTAGCCTGTATGGTTGTTTATTATCCATCATCAATGATGGATTTTCCGCTCGACTGATAGTAGTTTTTCTTGGTTGGTTAGTCCCTGTTGTCTTTGGCTTTCATATATTCATACACTGGCAAGATTATCCAAGTTATCGCCAAAATATTCAGCGCACCTTCCTCTGGGGCGTATTATTTATGGGATTTTATGGCATTATCCAATATGTATTTGCACCACCATGGGATTGCTTCTACCTTATAGAACATATGAACCAGGGTTTTGCCACAGCGTCATCGAGTTTTGGCATTCCCGAGCCTTTTGGTATTAGAGTGTTTAGCTCTATGACTTCTCCTCAAGATTTTGCTGCTACAATGACGGCAGGTTTGATTTTATTATTTTGTATTCGGGGAAATCAGCAAGCATTGGCAGGTGGATTTGGTTATTTATCATTTTTACTTTCTCTAGCGCGTTCTGCTTGGATAAGCTGGATAGTAAGCATATTAGCTTATTTCCGCGTCCTTAAATCTAATTTGCAAATACGCATGATGGTTGGAATAATGGTAACTGCACTACTGATCGTACCTATTGTTAGAATAGAACCATTTTCTACCGTAATTGGCGATCGCATAACATCTCTAACTAACGCGGATAGTGATGGTAGTTATCAATCGAGATTGGAAGCTAACAATGTTCTAATAGGTCATGCAATAACCGAGTTTGTCGGTCAAGGAATTCAACATCCCAGCCCAAATATAAAATTAAACAACGATTTTGTAATTGGTGATAATAATATATTGCTGCTTTGGTTTGCCCTTGGTTGGACGGGAGCATTACCCTATACATTAAGCATAATGACACTTATTTTCCAGATTCGGCAAATATGTATGAGGAATAGCGATCTTGTATTGCATGCAGTTTATGCAGTTATTTTGGGGCTTTTATCTCAAATATTCTTTAAAACCATAACAGATGGAGCGATGGCAATAATTTTATGGGGGTTTATCGGCATAGGAAACTCGGCTCGTAATTACTATTTATTTCAAAATCAACTACAAAAATCTTCAAATCGTCTCGGCTAAAACAAATTTATGTGTAGCAAACATCGATCGAATTGATAGTCGGCAGCCGTTTCCTTGCTGCGCTGATAGCTGGGCAAAGCCTTTTATTTTGGATAGTTTTTTTAGATGAAAATTAGAAAGATTGTAGCTTTGGTATTAATATTTTTGCTGACAGCAAGTTTAGTATTAAGTCGTAACATCAAAGCTATTAGTTCTCCCAAAGAAAATTATCAGATTCAAGCCAAGCCATCGGATAATTTTGTTGAGTCTTTGGGAATTAATACCAAATTTGGTTTTTGTCCTGGTAATCTCTGCGATAATTATTCAAAGGTTAAAGCTTTGTTAGCCGAACTAGGCATTCGCTACATTAGAGATATACCCTATCCTGAATCCTGGCGTAAAAGAAGCGATCTTTATGAAGATTATGGTATTCGTATGCTGGCGGAAACTGGTCGTATTTGGGGAGGACCATTAGATTCGACCAAAATTCCCACCCAACTCGATGCTATTAAATTTTGGGGAAAAGCGATCTCTGGCATAGCTGGTGCGAATGAATATGATAGTTCATACTTTCACTCCTGCAAAGAATCTGAAGGCTGCGATCCCAACTGGTCTGAAGAAAGCTGGTCACAAAGTTATCGTGAATACCAACAACGATTATACGCTCTAGCAAAAGCAGAGCCTGAACTAAGAGATCTTCCTGTAGTCATGGGTCCTATGGCAGAATTAAATAGTTTAGAACAAGTCGACGATCTTAGCGATAGTTGCGATAAAGGAAACGACCATCCTTATGCGGGTTGGGGTAAGCCATCTCAGGAGTCAGGAGCGGGAGAAAAAAGCTTTAGATCGATCGACGAAGTAGTAGCGAAAGTTCAACAAGTTTGTCCAGGTAAGAAACTGTGGATTACTGAAACAGGATATAACCAAGAATCGATAACTCCCCAAGCTCAAGCTAAATACTTACCACG
It contains:
- a CDS encoding glycosyltransferase, with the protein product MKITVIIPTYRRAVDLNRCLTGFKKQVRPADEILVAVRDTDSSTCEFLKTFDSQSLPLKILTVKVTGVVAAMNVGLDSATGDIVSFIDDDAVPHVDWLAKIEAYFLADEEIGGVGGRDRIYQDNRLVEGREPVVGKLRWFGRMIPYHHIGVGPKREVDILKGVNMSYRRTAIGDRHFDKRMKGTGAQVHFEVAFCLSLKRAGWKLIYDPQILVAHYLAQRFDEDQRQQVNPIAYSNSVHNQTLAILEHFLPPQRIIFALWSIFVGTRGAYGIGQLFRFLPTEGTLAWKKWLLSMQGRRQGWLTWQESNRLKSNSTTLSKEIMR